In the Devosia sp. SL43 genome, one interval contains:
- a CDS encoding TIGR03842 family LLM class F420-dependent oxidoreductase: MEFGITFKGFIEAERARYLVRAAEYAGFSYCWFYDSHILWRDCYAAIAMCMEHTTDMRFGPLVTNPDVRDWSVAASIFGSLSKQSGGRFDLAVGRGDSSMRVMGKKPATLARVADFIAKTKAMVRGEEVTYGEIPAAVKFPWAVGHEMPSWIAAYGPLALKTAGEHADGVVLQLADPGLCKWFTDQCIDAGKAAGKDMSKFRSMAAAPAYFGDKARAIEATKWFPAMVGNHVADIVEKYGADSDKVPASLTSYIEKRRGYDYAKHGQSDNPFLDFITPDVVENFCVLGEPEDHIAKMHALKEAGVTQFNIYLDSGDEEEIIAGYGRHVIPAFR, from the coding sequence ATGGAATTCGGCATCACCTTCAAGGGTTTCATCGAAGCCGAACGGGCACGCTACCTGGTTCGTGCCGCCGAATATGCCGGCTTCAGCTATTGCTGGTTCTACGACAGCCACATCCTTTGGCGCGACTGCTACGCTGCCATCGCCATGTGCATGGAACACACCACCGACATGCGCTTCGGCCCGCTGGTGACCAATCCAGACGTCCGCGACTGGTCCGTCGCAGCCTCCATTTTCGGCTCCCTCTCAAAGCAGAGCGGCGGCCGCTTCGATCTGGCTGTTGGTCGTGGCGACAGCTCCATGCGCGTCATGGGCAAGAAGCCCGCGACGCTCGCCCGCGTTGCCGATTTCATCGCCAAGACCAAGGCGATGGTACGCGGAGAAGAAGTGACCTATGGCGAAATACCCGCCGCCGTGAAATTCCCATGGGCCGTGGGCCACGAGATGCCGAGCTGGATCGCAGCCTATGGCCCGCTGGCTCTCAAGACCGCCGGCGAACACGCCGACGGCGTCGTGCTGCAGCTTGCCGATCCCGGCCTCTGCAAGTGGTTCACCGACCAGTGCATCGACGCCGGCAAGGCAGCGGGCAAGGACATGTCAAAGTTTCGCTCGATGGCCGCCGCCCCCGCCTATTTTGGCGACAAGGCTCGCGCCATCGAAGCCACCAAGTGGTTCCCAGCCATGGTCGGCAACCATGTCGCCGACATCGTCGAAAAGTACGGCGCCGACAGCGACAAGGTCCCAGCCAGCCTCACCAGCTACATCGAGAAGCGCCGTGGCTACGACTATGCCAAGCACGGCCAGTCGGATAACCCGTTCCTCGATTTCATTACGCCCGACGTGGTCGAAAACTTCTGCGTCCTCGGGGAGCCGGAAGACCACATCGCCAAGATGCACGCCCTCAAGGAAGCGGGCGTCACCCAGTTCAACATCTACCTCGATAGCGGCGACGAGGAAGAAATCATCGCGGGCTATGGCCGGCATGTGATTCCGGCGTTTCGGTAG